One Aphidius gifuensis isolate YNYX2018 linkage group LG5, ASM1490517v1, whole genome shotgun sequence genomic region harbors:
- the LOC122856180 gene encoding SET and MYND domain-containing protein 4-like: protein MDTLESEIEKRERVNDYARLWKIKLEAALTGGIFLKRNTPPSENGPRKLSVDPELEFFPTITINLKDINLSALYKKEGDVYFQAQEFMMAHKRYTQCITHVPTGSHLLAFGYANRSIALFYSNYMSDCLIDIERAIQHGYPDEFKAELYMWKASAMKELKMEKKLIKNTVAEARRWLPTILNSLNLNYEDTALPPLNSRNPIVPGLSNSVGLKCSEKYGRHIVATQDIKAGDIIGIQKPYASVVRMNVRYNVCWHCKKQTWTSIPCDTCSQVVFCSDECKKQAQDNYHDIECVVLSQIMAFDVHPLTKGFIEGKLDPTKFESVYGLCDPSSSTTANQQCITYVDAIIMSCFLGKRIEFFQEDGAIELLAFMKNKKNLDLIELAKKFINVTLFNAYQYPLFCGQLGKDVSLATLVIPSLSFFNHSCSSNVIRTHRDGNLAIIAIRPIKKGEQVFTNYGALWFRQGKKERHDHLERFQFTCDCEACEGDWSTSKDLLAAVIIKNKSFTHGVE, encoded by the exons atggACACGCTTGAATCTGAAATag AGAAAAGAGAACGAGTAAATGATTATGCAAGGTTGTGGAAAATCAAGCTTGAAGCTGCGCTGACTGGTGGAATTTTCTTGAAGCGAAATACTCCACCAAGTGAAAATGGACCTAGGAAACTCAGTGTTGATCCAGAACTTGAATTCTTtccaacaataacaataaatttaaaagacatTAACCTTTCTGCATTATACAAAAAAGAAGGAGATGTATATTTTCAAGCACAAGAATTTATGATGGCTCACAAAAGATACACACAATGTATTACTCATGTTCCTACTGGAAGTCATTTACTTGCATTTGGCTATGCCAATCGCAGtattgcattattttataGTAATTATATGAGTGATTGTCTTATTGATATTGAACGAGCAATACAACATGGTTATCCTGATGAATTCAAAGCAGAATTGTACATGTGGAAAGCAAGTGCCATGAAAGAacttaaaatggaaaaaaaattaatcaaaaatactgTTGCAGAAGCTCGTAGATGGCTTCCAactatt TTGAATAGTTTAAACCTTAACTATGAAGATACTGCATTACCACCTTTAAACTCAAGAAATCCAATAGTACCTGGATTATCTAACTCAGTTGGATTGAAATGCTCGGAAAAATATGGAAGGCATATTGTTGCAACTCAAGATATTAAAGCTGGTGATATTATTGGCATTCAAAAGCCATATGCAAGTGTTGTCAGGATGAATGTAAGGTACAATGTTTGCTGgcattgtaaaaaacaaacttggACTAGTATACCATGTGATACTTGTAGCCAAGTTGTATTTTGTTCAGATGAATGTAAAAAACAAGCACAAGATAATTATCATGATATTGAGTGTGTTGTTTTGAGCCAAATAATGGCTTTTGATGTGC ATCCACTAACAAAGGGTTTTATTGAAGGCAAACTTGATCCAACAAAATTTGAAAGTGTTTATGGTTTGTGTgatccatcatcatcaacaacagcaaatCAGCAATGTATTACATATGTTGATGCTATTATAATGTCATGTTTTCTTGGTAagagaattgaattttttcaagaagatGGTGCGATTGAGTTATTGGCTTttatgaagaataaaaaaaatttagacctTATTGAGCttgccaaaaaatttataaatgtaacaCTATTTAATGCATATCAGTATCCACTATTTTGTGGACAATTAGGAAAAGATGTATCACTGGCAACATTAGTAATACCAAGTTTGAGTTTTTTCAATCACAGTTGTAGTTCAAATGTAATACGTACTCATCGTGATGGAAATTTAGCTATTATAGCCATACGTCCAATTAAAAAGGGTGAACAAGTATTTACTAATTACGGTGCTTTATGGTTTCGTCAAGGTAAAAAAGAACGTCATGATCATTTAGAACGTTTTCAATTTACATGTGATTGTGAAGCTTGTGAGGGAGATTGGTCAACATCTAAAGACCTTCTTGCAGCAGTCATAATTAAGAATAAAAGTTTTACTCATGGTG tgGAATaa
- the LOC122856788 gene encoding SET and MYND domain-containing protein 4-like, with translation MMAHKRYTQCITHAPAGSDYLSLGYGYRGIALYFGNYMSDCLLDLERALNNGCPDGLKSEFFTWKAAAMQELGMKKSLIKRALLQAHQWIPNIHDYEEKIRIERRLETMKLWKTDKLKCYSLDFEDAALPPLKSKNRMVPGLSKSVELKCSLKYGRHVVATRDIGAGDIIGIQKPYASVVKMNMRYNICWHCKKQTWASVACNSCSQVVFCSDDCKKQAQDNYHDIECRVLSQIMAFGVCEYVYVALRLVIMAFKQSKNSFVQLKETTDKIDKSEDVLTWGFIKGKLDPTKFESVYGLCDPSSPSTMADQRYSTFEDAIIMSYYLGQRIKLFQEDRPIELLPFVRIQKDFVSIVDRFLTLAQFNSFNYSVLSTNKGVPMASLIVPSFSFFNHSCCSNIIRTYRDGNLAIIAIRPIKTGEQVFDNYGAYWFLQSREDRQKQLQRFQFTCDCQACEENWSIPEDLEAVEIVENKSFTHGGPYMNKELLGIIEKYVTVCKTAFNYIRVNNGQFPSAKLIADFTKFLNKEYKNYNNQSYEVFKVGRYIEELYVISQNIFFYLPGEIGYSPLE, from the exons ATGATGGCTCACAAAAGATACACACAATGTATTACTCATGCTCCTGCTGGAAGTGATTACCTTTCACTTGGTTATGGTTATCGGGGAATTGCATTATATTTCGGTAATTATATGAGTGATTGTCTGCTTGATCTTGAACGAGCATTAAACAATGGTTGTCCTGATGGATTAAAATCAGAATTCTTCACGTGGAAAGCAGCTGCCATGCAAGAACTTGGaatgaaaaaatcattaatcaaAAGAGCTCTTTTACAAGCTCATCAATGGATTCCAAATATTCATGATTATGAAGAAAAGATAAGAATAGAAAGAAGACTAGAAACAATGAAATTGTGGAAAACCGACAAGTTGAAGTGTTATAGTCTTGATTTTGAAGATGCTGCATTACCACCTTTAAAGTCAAAAAATCGTATGGTACCTGGATTATCCAAGTCAGTTGAATTGAAATGTTCGCTAAAATATGGAAGACATGTTGTTGCGACTCGAGATATTGGAGCTGGTGATATTATTGGCATTCAAAAGCCATACGCCAGTGTTGTCAAGATGAATATGAGGTACAATATATGCTGgcattgtaaaaaacaaacttggGCTAGTGTAGCATGTAATAGTTGTAGCCAAGTTGTATTTTGCTCAGATGATTGTAAAAAACAAGCACAAGATAATTATCATGATATTGAGTGTCGTGTTTTGAGCCAAATAATGGCTTTTGGTGTGTGTGAATACGTTTATGTTGCATTAAGACTTGTCATCATGGCATTTAAACAAtccaaaaattcatttgttcaATTAAAGGAAACTAccgataaaattgataaatcagaag ATGTACTCACGTGGGGTTTCATCAAAGGCAAACTTGATCCAACAAAATTTGAAAGTGTTTATGGTTTGTGTGAtccatcatcaccatcaacaaTGGCAGATCAACGATATTCTACATTTGAGGATGCTATTATAATGTCATATTATCTTGGTCAGAGAATTAAACTTTTTCAAGAGGATCGTCCAATTGAGTTATTGCCTTTTGTAAGGATTCAAAAAGATTTCGTTTCTATTGTTGACAGATTTCTAACACTAGCAcaatttaattcattcaatTATTCAGTATTATCAACTAATAAAGGTGTACCAATGGCATCATTAATAGTACCAAGTTTTAGCTTTTTTAATCACAGTTGTTGTTCAAATATAATACGTACTTATCGTGATGGAAATTTAGCTATTATAGCCATACGCCCAATTAAAACGGGTGAACaagtatttgataattatggTGCATATTGGTTTTTGCAAAGTAGAGAAGATCGTCAAAAACAATTACAACGTTTTCAATTTACATGTGATTGTCAAGCTTGTGAAGAAAATTGGTCAATACCTGAAGACCTTGAGGCAGTCGAGATAGTTGAGAATAAAAGCTTTACTCATGGTGGTCCATACATGAATAAAGAACTTTTaggaataattgaaaaatatgtcACAGTCTGTAAAACTGCTTTTAATTATATTCGAGTGAATAATGGACAATTTCCTAGTGCCAAACTTATTGctgattttacaaaatttcttaacaaagaatataaaaattataataatcaatcatATGAAGTTTTTAAAGTTGGAAGATACATTGAGGAATTGTATGTGATATCACAAAatatctttttctatttaccTGGTGAAATTGGTTATTCACCACTTGAATaa
- the LOC122856882 gene encoding transmembrane emp24 domain-containing protein 2-like: MKLIVLFALLCTLINNSYGYFITVDAHAEECFFDKLMQGTKMGLTFEIAEGGFLDIDVTITGPSGQSIYNGEREENGKYTFAASEAGEYTYCFSNKKSTMTPKVVMFNVDIVEPSKPDEHAPVVDGENPVKLDDMIKDLSSAMWEVKNEQNYMQVRDRTHREINENTNFRVVLWTVFESAVLICITLGQVYYLKRFFEVRRVV; encoded by the exons atgaagttaattgtattatttgcattattatgcactttaattaataatagttatgGTTATTTTATAACGGTTGATGCACATGCTGAGGAGTGTTTTTTTGACAAGTTGATGCAAGGCACAAAAATGG gtTTAACATTTGAAATTGCTGAGGGTGGATTTTTGGATATTGATGTTACAATAACTGGACCAAGTGGACAAAGTATTTACAATGGTGAACGTGaagaaaatggaaaatatacaTTTGCAGCAAGTGAAGCTGGTGAATATACATATTGttttagcaataaaaaaagtacaatGACACCAAAAGTTGTTATGTTTAATGTTGATATTGTTGAACCATCAAAACCTGATGAGCATGCACCAGTTGTTGATGGTGAAAATCCAGTTAAATTGGATGATATGATTAAAGATCTTAGTTCAGCAATGTGGGAagttaaaaatgaacaaaattatatgcag GTTCGAGATCGCACACACAGagaaatcaatgaaaatacaaattttcgTGTTGTTTTGTGGACTGTTTTTGAATCAGCAGTACTTATTTGTATAACACTTGGTCAAGTTTATTACCTCAAAAGATTTTTCGAAGTACGAAGAGTTgtataa
- the LOC122856182 gene encoding SET and MYND domain-containing protein 4-like has protein sequence MDTSMLESEIKRRERVNNHAILWREWFKVFLTVVGAKGALPVPFNPKLNFFPTLTITSKDAHLSALYKKQGDVYFRKGEFMMAHKKYTQCITHAPAKSDLLAVAYGSRGIVLCFNNYMEDCLIDIERAKKHGYPNSLKAELFMWKAAAMQKLGKKKTLIDRVLDQASRWLRSDIDRAKIIKIRGTINSIKLSEIKKLKCYNLDLTNDALPPLKSRNPTVPGLSNSVGLMYSEKYGRHIVATQDIKAGDVIGIQKPYASVVKMNMRYNICWHCKEQTWTSIPCDTCSQVVFCSDECKKQAQDNYHDIECVVLCQTMAFDPLTKGFIEGKLDPTKFESVYGLCDLSSSSTANDQCVTYVDAIIMLYYLGKKIELFQEDRPIELLSFLISQQSFVLIVKRFLTLVQYNSCNYSLLTSKRSLTIASLIEPSFSFFNHSCCSNVIRTHRNGNLAIIAIRPIKEGEQVFANYGAYWFWQSREDRHKQLQRFHFTCDCEACEGDWSIPEVLKTPEIVKNKSFTHGGPYMNKELLGILHEYITVCTYALAYIKLNKGRYHVAKLVGDFAKFLNKEYKNYNNQSYEVFRVGKFIEELYMLLEKLFFCLSGKIDYPPLE, from the exons atggACACAAGCATGCTTGAATCTGAAATAA AGAGGAGAGAAAGAGTAAATAATCATGCAATTTTGTGGAGAGAATggtttaaagtttttttgacTGTTGTCGGTGCAAAAGGAGCTCTGCCAGTCCCTTTTAATCCAAAACTTAATTTCTTTCCAACACTAACAATAACTTCAAAAGACGCTCATCTTTCTGCATTATACAAGAAACAAGGAGATGTATATTTTAGAAAAGGAGAATTTATGATGGCtcataaaaaatacacacaatGTATTACTCATGCTCCTGCTAAAAGTGATTTACTTGCAGTTGCTTATGGTTCTCGCGGGATCgtattatgttttaataattatatggaAGATTGTCTAATTGATATTGAACGAGCAAAGAAACATGGTTATCCTAATAGTCTAAAAGCAGAGTTGTTCATGTGGAAAGCAGCTGCCATGCAAAAacttggaaagaaaaaaacattaatcgATAGAGTTCTTGATCAAGCTAGTAGATGGCTTCGAAGTGATATTGATCgggcaaaaataataaaaataagaggaacaataaattcaataaaattgtcgGAAATCAAAAAGTTGAAGTGTTATAATCttgatttaacaaatgatGCATTACCACCTTTAAAGTCAAGAAATCCAACAGTACCTGGATTATCCAACTCAGTTGGATTAATGTACTCAGAAAAATATGGAAGGCATATTGTTGCAACTCAAGATATTAAAGCTGGTGATGTTATTGGCATTCAAAAGCCATATGCAAGTGTTGTAAAGATGAATATGAGGTACAATATATGCTGGCATTGTAAAGAACAAACTTGGACTAGTATACCATGTGATACTTGTAGCCAAGTTGTATTTTGTTCAGATGAATGTAAAAAACAAGCACAAGATAATTATCATGATATTGAGTGTGTTGTTTTGTGCCAAACAATGGCATTTG ATCCACTAACAAAGGGTTTTATTGAAGGCAAACTTGATCCAACAAAATTTGAAAGTGTTTATGGTTTGTGTGatctatcatcatcatcaacagcaaATGACCAATGTGTTACATATGTTGATGCTATTATAATGTTATATTATCTTGGTAAGAAAATTGAACTTTTTCAAGAGGATCGTCCAATTGAGTTATTGTCTTTTTTGATCAGTCAACAAAGTTTcgttttaattgttaaaagatTTCTAACTCTAGTACAATATAATTCATGTAATTATTCACTATTAACAAGTAAAAGAAGTCTTACAATAGCATCATTAATAGAACCAAGTTTCAGCTTTTTTAATCACAGTTGTTGTTCAAATGTAATACGTACTCATCGTAATGGAAATTTAGCTATTATAGCCATACGTCCAATTAAAGAAGGTGAACAAGTATTTGCTAATTATGGTGCATATTGGTTTTGGCAAAGTAGAGAAGATCGTCATAAACAATTACAACGTTTCCATTTTACATGTGATTGTGAAGCTTGTGAGGGAGATTGGTCAATACCTGAAGTCCTTAAGACACCAGAGATAGTTAAGAATAAAAGCTTTACTCATGGTGGTCCATACATGAATAAAGAACTTTTAGGAATACTTCATGAATATATCACAGTCTGTACATATGCTCTTGCTtatattaaactaaataagGGACGATATCATGTTGCCAAACTTGTTGGTGATTTTGCCAAATTTCTTaacaaagaatataaaaattataataatcaatcatATGAAGTTTTTAGAGTTGGAAAATTCATTGAGGAATTGTATAtgttattagaaaaattatttttctgtttatCTGGTAAAATTGATTATCCACCACTTGAATaa
- the LOC122856840 gene encoding KICSTOR complex protein kaptin-like has translation MIDNKKHDGDLNSLINIHFFPLTSQGNIYSMSKLSSSNGTNKILVASLKRKIYSCEADRENNVLRPIVKELLFTYIPNGAEIISIDGYNKKNFEEEYAIGITIIKRSGDGTMERYLNIYSETSGDGDSGISSIETIAQNCLTVELSYTPYLLYHTFIYDKDIDEEIVWLISGNDLQIHMIREDKLSHGYVESKIDKYFPEFINLNALALWIDIYYYNDNKRRITAIGCQCGLVKITIVEIETLKIIDEWKLRYASPISNVRIFPRFNNKTIDDKQVLDILIVNLLNRTIVFSDVLRNGLKNDFTLVTENADCILTSIVADINMDGVNEILLGTYTHEIYVFKINCDEKWILSDKRKFDSPVYSMSYLDITNDGMKELIVLTQRGVYILQHDLSKIQKILDKRLAKLSKHYDNCKTKIID, from the exons atgattgacAATAAG AAACATGATGGTGACTTGAATTCATTGATaaacatacatttttttccattaaccTCACAgggaaatatttattcaatgtcaaaattatcatcatcaaatggaacaaataaaatacttgttgcatcattaaaacgtaaaatatattcatgtgAAGCAGATCgtgaaaataatgttttacGACCAATTGTCAAAGAATTACTTTTCACATATATACCAa ATGGTGcagaaataatatcaattgatggatataataaaaaaaattttgaagaaGAATATGCTATTggaataacaataataaaacgtAGTGGTGATGGTACCATGGAgagatatttaaatatatattcagaaACATCTGGTGATGGTGATAGTGGTATATCATCAATCGAAACAATTGCACAAAATTGTTTAACAGTTGAACTATCATATACaccatatttattatatcatacatttatttatgataaagatattgatgaagaaattGTCTGGCTAATATCTGGTAATGATTTGCAAATTCATATGATACGTGAAGACAAATTGAGTCATGGATATGTCgaatcaaaaattgataaatattttcctgaatttattaatttaaatgctcTTGCATTGTggattgatatttattattataatgataataaaag aaGAATAACTGCTATTGGCTGTCAATGTGGTCtagttaaaataacaattgtcGAAATAGAAacactaaaaataattgatgaatggAAATTAAGATATGCAAGTCCAATATCAAATGTTAGAATATTTCCAcgctttaataataaaacaattgatgataaacaaGTGTTggatatattaattgttaatttattaaatagaacaattgttttttc ggATGTACTTAGAAATGgattgaaaaatgattttacCCTAGTTACGGAAAATGCTGATTGTATATTGACGTCAATTGTTGCTGATATTAATATGGATGgtgttaatgaaattttattgggTACTTATACACatgaaatatatgtttttaaaattaattgtgatGAAAAATGGATATTAagtgataaaagaaaatttgattCACCAGTTTATTCAATGTCTTATTTAGATATAACAAATGATGGTATGAAAGAATTAATTGTATTGACACAACGTGGTGTTTATATATTACAgcatgatttatcaaaaattcaaaaaatattagataaaCGTTTAGCTAAATTATCAAAGCATTATGATAATTGTAAAACCAAAATAATCgactaa
- the LOC122856181 gene encoding SET and MYND domain-containing protein 4-like, with protein MNTLESEIKRRERVNIHAILWKAKLEAALTAGLFSKRRNRPSWFRPKKLNIDQDVQLFPTITINSKDAILSELYKKVGDLYFQDGEYMMAHKRYTQCITQCPTGSHLLAFGYAARSIALFYGNFMSDCLIDIERAIQHGYPDGLKSELYMWKASAMKELKMERKLIKKTVDQARGWLVNIADDQLRIHMKNRIDSLNLLKTDKLNCFSLDFQDAALPSLKSRNPTVPGLSNSVGLEYSKKHGRHVVATQDIKAGDVIGIQKPYASVVKMNVKYNVCWHCKKQTWTSIPCDTCSQVIFCSDDCKKQAQDNYHAIECLVLCQAMAFGVRECVYTALRLVIMALKQSNNSFEKLMETVHEIDNPTDPLTKGFIEGKLDPTKFESVYGLCDLSPLSYSSRTAKQRYSSLADAIILSYFLGKKIEYFQEDCTIDLLTLVTSQKYSDLITIANKFMNVTQFNAFNYTLLSSHSGGPVLMASSIIPSMSFFNHSCCPNVIRTYRDGNLALIAIRPIKKDEQVFIKYGAYWFFLNRKARHELLGRYQFTCDCEACERDWCLADDLITAPAMLENKSFTHGGPYMSKDILATITKYVKACKTAVHHAQTSNEPYPIARIVSEFTTFLNKEYENYCNGSHEVFRVGKFIEDLYLLSQKCFSFLPGETDYPALE; from the exons atgaaCACGCTTGAATCTGAAATAA agaGAAGAGAACGAGTAAATATTCATGCAATTTTGTGGAAAGCCAAGCTTGAGGCTGCACTGACTGCTGGACTTTTCTCGAAGCGACGTAATCGACCAAGTTGGTTTAGACCAAAGAAACTCAATATTGATCAAGATGTCCAACTTTTTCcgacaataacaataaattcaaaagatGCTATACTTTCtgaattatacaaaaaagtaggagatttatattttcaagatgGAGAGTATATGATGGCTCACAAAAGATACACACAATGTATTACTCAATGTCCTACTGGAAGTCATTTACTTGCATTTGGTTATGCTGCTCGCAGTATTGCATTATTTTATGGTAATTTTATGAGTGATTGTCTAATTGATATTGAACGAGCAATACAACATGGTTATCCTGATGGATTAAAATCAGAATTGTACATGTGGAAAGCATCTGCCATGAAAGAACTTAAAATGGaaagaaaattaatcaaaaaaactgTTGATCAAGCTCGTGGATGGCTTGTAAATATTGCTGATGATCAACTAAGAATACACATGAAAAATAGAATTGATTCATTAAATTTGCTGAAAACCGACAAGTTAAATTGTTTTAGTCTTGATTTTCAAGATGCTGCATTACCATCTTTAAAGTCAAGAAATCCAACAGTACCTGGATTATCCAACTCGGTTGGATTGGAATACTCAAAAAAACATGGAAGGCATGTTGTTGCAACTCAAGATATTAAAGCTGGTGATGTTATTGGCATTCAAAAGCCATACGCAAGTGTTGTCAAGATGAATGTGAAGTACAATGTATGCTGgcattgtaaaaaacaaacttggACTAGTATACCATGTGATACTTGTAGCCAAGTTATATTTTGCTCAGATGATTGTAAAAAACAAGCACAAGATAATTATCATGCTATTGAGTGTCTTGTTTTATGCCAAGCAATGGCTTTTGGTGTACGTGAATGCGTTTATACTGCATTGAGACTTGTCATCATGGCACTTAAACAATCCAacaattcatttgaaaaattaatggaaaCTGTCCATGAAATTGATAACCCAacag ATCCACTAACAAAGGGTTTTATTGAGGGCAAACTTGATCCAACAAAATTTGAAAGTGTTTATGGTTTGTGTGATCTATCACCATTATCATATTCATCACGAACAGCAAAACAACGATATTCTTCACTTGCTGATGCTATTATATTGTCATATTTTCTTGGTaagaaaattgaatattttcaagaagattgtacaattgatttattgacTTTGGTGActagtcaaaaatattcaGACCTCATTACGATTGCTAACAAATTTATGAATGTAACACAATTTAATGCATTTAATTATACACTATTATCTTCACACTCTGGAGGCCCTGTATTAATGGCATCATCAATAATACCAAGTATGAGTTTTTTTAATCACAGTTGTTGTCCCAACGTAATACGTACTTATCGTGATGGAAATTTAGCTCTTATAGCCATACGTCCAATTAAAAAGGATGaacaagtatttataaaatatggtGCATATTGGTTTTTCCTTAATAGAAAAGCTCGCCATGAATTATTAGGACGTTATCAATTTACATGTGATTGTGAAGCTTGTGAGCGAGATTGGTGCCTCGCTGATGACCTTATTACTGCACCAGCAAtgcttgaaaataaaagttttactCATGGTGGTCCATATATGAGTAAGGATATTTTAGCAACAATTACTAAATATGTCAAAGCCTGTAAAACAGCTGTACATCATGCTCAAACAAGTAATGAACCATATCCCATTGCCAGAATTGTTTCTGAATTTACAACATTTCTTAACAaagaatatgaaaattattgtaatgGTTCACATGAAGTTTTTAGAGTTGGAAAATTCATTGAGGATTTGTATTTGTTATCACAAAAATGCTTTTCCTTTTTACCTGGTGAAACTGATTATCCagcacttgaataa